One Micromonospora craniellae genomic region harbors:
- a CDS encoding AAA family ATPase: MSVRDCVLIGIEGTHAAGKTTLVHALTAHYRQRGVQVDCTGEPARTSPFIEEIVIHGKGTFDLATEVDLFAQQLSMTLRTARHNKLLICDKTVVNVLAYARMVLPATEASHDADVLDAMAHFCRAWAPTYDAVFYLPDRYPDPADPFRAKVTHLQDQTAEAVRRTHAEVGLTLVEVPGGLGTPERIDWIARRVDPLLAGQPAILRQRDRTTDPPR; encoded by the coding sequence ATGAGCGTCCGGGACTGCGTACTCATCGGAATCGAGGGCACACACGCCGCGGGGAAGACCACCCTGGTACACGCCCTGACCGCCCACTACCGGCAGCGCGGAGTACAGGTCGACTGCACCGGCGAGCCGGCCCGCACCAGCCCGTTCATCGAAGAAATCGTCATCCACGGCAAGGGCACCTTCGACCTGGCAACCGAGGTCGACCTGTTCGCGCAACAGCTCTCGATGACACTGCGCACCGCCCGCCACAACAAACTCCTGATCTGCGACAAAACCGTCGTCAACGTGCTCGCCTACGCCCGCATGGTCCTACCCGCCACCGAAGCCAGCCACGACGCCGACGTACTCGACGCGATGGCTCACTTCTGCCGGGCCTGGGCCCCCACGTACGACGCAGTGTTCTACCTCCCGGACCGCTACCCCGACCCTGCCGATCCCTTCCGCGCCAAGGTCACCCACCTGCAAGACCAAACCGCCGAGGCGGTACGGCGAACCCACGCCGAGGTCGGGCTGACACTGGTGGAGGTGCCAGGTGGGCTTGGCACCCCCGAACGCATCGACTGGATCGCCCGGCGGGTCGACCCGCTTCTCGCTGGTCAGCCAGCTATCCTCCGCCAGCGTGACCGCACCACCGACCCACCCCGTTGA
- a CDS encoding NUDIX hydrolase produces the protein MTAPPTHPVDVLLLLTDADHVLLALRDGTGYADGQWNLPSGKLEPDEDAISAVIREAREEVDLRLSSDELRLVTTVHHRNPSGHARVGLVFTATHNPRQQGEPINAEPHKCAKIEWFPTSLLPMNTYPYTTACVQAFRDGRPLALDGWP, from the coding sequence GTGACCGCACCACCGACCCACCCCGTTGACGTACTACTCCTGCTCACCGACGCCGACCACGTCCTCCTCGCACTCCGCGACGGCACCGGCTACGCCGACGGACAATGGAACCTGCCCAGCGGCAAACTCGAACCCGACGAGGACGCGATCAGCGCCGTTATCCGCGAGGCCCGCGAAGAAGTCGACTTGCGGCTCTCCTCGGACGAACTACGGCTCGTCACCACGGTGCACCACCGCAACCCCTCCGGACACGCCCGCGTCGGCCTCGTCTTCACCGCCACCCACAACCCTCGCCAGCAGGGCGAACCTATCAATGCGGAACCACACAAATGCGCCAAGATCGAATGGTTCCCGACATCGCTGCTGCCCATGAACACCTACCCGTACACCACAGCCTGCGTCCAAGCCTTCCGCGACGGCCGACCCCTCGCTCTGGACGGCTGGCCATAA
- a CDS encoding NUDIX hydrolase yields MITKPTVAALAIISTAAGEVVFVRQQRGPYAGWLLLPGGKIEFGESAQDAARREAVEEAGFEAGELTLTGMYEIRAENGSYHFLMFAFHAGTATQVTAGGHHVDGVLQAAVDDVQPHPTVMQILNDAGVAHYPARDIKAGLRRDGILMRGHLTATAGTPT; encoded by the coding sequence GTGATTACGAAGCCGACCGTCGCCGCGCTGGCGATCATTTCCACCGCTGCTGGTGAGGTGGTGTTCGTCCGGCAGCAGCGCGGCCCGTACGCGGGATGGCTACTGCTGCCCGGCGGCAAGATCGAGTTCGGAGAGTCGGCGCAGGACGCAGCCCGCCGGGAAGCGGTGGAAGAAGCCGGCTTCGAGGCCGGCGAGCTGACACTGACCGGTATGTACGAGATTCGCGCCGAGAACGGCTCATACCACTTCCTGATGTTCGCCTTCCACGCCGGCACCGCGACCCAAGTGACGGCCGGCGGGCATCACGTGGACGGCGTGCTCCAGGCAGCGGTCGACGACGTGCAACCGCATCCGACGGTGATGCAGATCCTTAACGACGCGGGTGTTGCCCACTACCCCGCACGGGACATCAAGGCAGGACTGCGCCGAGACGGAATCCTGATGCGCGGGCATCTGACCGCAACTGCGGGCACCCCAACCTGA
- a CDS encoding ribokinase, producing MPRVAVVGRANIDITVRIPGPPVPGRTTFASSPATTTAGGKSLNQALAASRTGVHASLIANAGDDHWGTFLYRTLTDATVDVSGFHLVPSAPTGIALIEVDPDGENRIILARTPNTELTGEQVSSRLAGPRASVVVTQLDLPPDAVDAVFRHHRAPMLIGNLVPHPTLGPAALAPLDLFVANEAEAAAILGRHHDDPTVAARELRELGPSAAVVTAGPRGAAYSDAHDTALVPAHHVTAINTSGAGDTFLGTLAARLAHQIPLSHAVADGVAAATTFVSSGVQR from the coding sequence GTGCCGCGTGTCGCCGTCGTGGGCCGCGCCAACATCGACATCACTGTGCGGATCCCCGGGCCGCCGGTTCCTGGCCGCACGACGTTCGCCTCGTCGCCGGCGACGACCACCGCCGGCGGCAAGAGCCTCAACCAGGCCCTGGCCGCCAGCCGGACGGGCGTGCACGCCAGCCTGATCGCCAACGCCGGCGACGACCACTGGGGCACCTTCCTGTACCGAACCCTTACCGACGCGACCGTTGACGTGTCCGGCTTCCACCTCGTGCCGTCGGCGCCGACCGGAATCGCGCTCATCGAAGTCGACCCGGACGGCGAGAACCGCATCATCCTTGCGCGGACCCCGAACACCGAACTCACCGGCGAGCAGGTAAGCAGCAGACTCGCAGGGCCGCGCGCGTCGGTCGTGGTGACCCAACTCGATCTCCCGCCCGACGCCGTCGACGCCGTCTTCCGACACCACCGTGCACCGATGCTCATCGGCAACCTGGTACCGCATCCCACGCTCGGACCAGCTGCGTTGGCCCCACTGGACCTGTTCGTGGCGAACGAAGCCGAGGCAGCGGCGATACTCGGCCGCCACCACGACGACCCGACGGTCGCCGCACGGGAACTCCGCGAACTGGGCCCCAGCGCAGCTGTGGTGACCGCAGGCCCACGGGGTGCCGCCTACAGCGACGCCCACGACACCGCGCTCGTGCCCGCACACCACGTCACCGCGATCAACACCAGCGGAGCAGGCGACACCTTCCTCGGCACTCTCGCCGCGCGGCTCGCTCACCAGATCCCGCTCTCCCACGCGGTCGCCGACGGAGTGGCCGCCGCGACGACCTTCGTGAGCAGCGGCGTGCAGCGGTAG
- a CDS encoding XRE family transcriptional regulator — translation MQLAGVVAADGNGVGDEDVVTLAAMSDGRVVSLRVSRRALLELAAGVVTLPAVTAVDVPRSSVVDPAIVDYFAQLRACLVRADDQLGGLTVLSTVEQQIALIAALRRQARGELRDRLVGTQARWSEFAGWLADDLGDRAAGERWLDRAGSLAQEADDQDFWAYVLARKAQRMVRTSDEDRVAALARAALRLPGTPALVRAFAAVQQAHGSVAQGDVTGFQTAIERARSLVADASPTSGDDSLGSFCTRPYLAAQEGEGWLRLQQADKAIGSFTAAVNEWPERYRRERGVYLSRTAHAYLAASEPGHAATVAAEALTVATTTGSARVRRDVAALARQLEPFRGQRDVRHLLDQLATAG, via the coding sequence GTGCAGCTTGCTGGCGTCGTGGCGGCTGACGGTAACGGCGTCGGCGATGAGGACGTCGTTACCCTTGCGGCAATGTCCGATGGGCGGGTGGTGTCGTTGCGGGTGAGTCGAAGGGCTCTGCTGGAACTCGCCGCCGGGGTGGTGACGCTGCCGGCTGTCACCGCCGTGGACGTGCCTCGTTCGTCGGTTGTCGATCCCGCCATCGTGGACTACTTCGCGCAGCTGCGCGCATGCCTCGTGCGAGCCGACGACCAGCTCGGCGGCCTCACTGTCCTGTCGACAGTCGAGCAGCAGATCGCGCTGATCGCCGCTCTGCGCAGGCAGGCGCGTGGGGAGCTTCGGGACCGGTTGGTCGGCACGCAGGCGCGGTGGAGCGAGTTCGCGGGGTGGCTCGCCGACGACCTGGGAGATCGGGCGGCCGGCGAGCGGTGGCTGGACCGTGCGGGAAGCCTCGCACAGGAGGCCGATGACCAGGACTTCTGGGCCTATGTGCTGGCCCGCAAGGCGCAGCGGATGGTCCGCACCAGTGATGAGGACCGGGTCGCCGCTCTGGCCCGTGCGGCGTTGCGCCTACCTGGTACGCCTGCACTCGTGCGTGCCTTCGCCGCGGTCCAGCAGGCGCATGGCAGCGTCGCTCAGGGAGACGTCACCGGCTTCCAGACGGCGATCGAGCGCGCGCGTTCACTCGTCGCGGACGCCTCACCGACCAGCGGCGATGACTCCCTCGGATCGTTCTGCACCCGCCCCTACCTGGCGGCGCAGGAAGGCGAGGGGTGGCTGCGTCTCCAGCAGGCCGACAAGGCCATCGGAAGTTTCACGGCGGCCGTCAACGAGTGGCCCGAGCGTTACCGGCGCGAGCGGGGTGTATACCTCTCCCGCACCGCGCACGCGTACCTAGCGGCCTCGGAGCCCGGCCACGCCGCCACGGTAGCCGCTGAAGCGTTGACGGTGGCGACCACCACGGGCTCGGCGCGGGTCCGCCGCGACGTCGCCGCCCTGGCCCGGCAGCTCGAACCCTTCCGCGGCCAACGGGATGTACGACATCTGCTCGACCAGCTGGCCACGGCCGGATGA
- a CDS encoding helix-turn-helix transcriptional regulator has product MTSLPVNVAVVPVRRCGGAGLVIDPQRVDDARRALGARLAGWRNARGVTQLALARRVPVSRTTIAGVETGRQCPDRVFWQRCESALEAGGELLAGYDDYRRLKQQLDQERVDAAQRARWGEVEDRMPSPGAFGVPAGEAERPLGDVGAVDGADGWGGLRDRRVTR; this is encoded by the coding sequence GTGACGTCGCTTCCCGTCAATGTGGCTGTCGTGCCTGTGCGGCGTTGTGGAGGGGCGGGATTGGTGATCGATCCGCAGCGGGTGGACGATGCGAGACGGGCGCTGGGCGCGAGGCTCGCGGGGTGGCGGAACGCGCGTGGGGTGACCCAGTTGGCCTTGGCTCGGCGGGTGCCGGTTTCTCGGACCACGATCGCTGGGGTGGAGACTGGGCGGCAGTGCCCGGACCGGGTCTTCTGGCAGCGTTGTGAGTCGGCCCTGGAAGCTGGCGGAGAGTTGCTGGCCGGCTATGACGATTACCGTCGCCTCAAGCAGCAGCTTGATCAAGAGAGAGTGGACGCGGCGCAGCGTGCGCGGTGGGGCGAGGTCGAGGACCGCATGCCTTCGCCTGGTGCTTTTGGTGTTCCGGCTGGTGAGGCGGAAAGGCCGCTGGGCGATGTCGGTGCCGTGGATGGGGCTGACGGCTGGGGTGGTCTGAGAGACCGTCGGGTAACCAGGTGA
- the lexA gene encoding transcriptional repressor LexA, with translation MAAPDVPPGPVSLTDRQRQILAVIRAWVQRHGYPPTVREIGAAVGLGSPSSVAHHLKTLAHHGLIRRAPGGPRAVDARPLVDDDDPPVKSEAQRGALVPLLGAIAAGTPILADEHVEEMLALPAELVGRGTLFALRVRGDSMIDAAITDGDIIVVRQQPVADNGDLVAAMIDGEATVKQYRTRDGRIELVPRNPRYPILPGDHATIIGKVVCILHRP, from the coding sequence ATGGCCGCTCCCGATGTGCCGCCCGGTCCGGTGTCGTTGACTGACCGGCAGCGGCAGATCCTCGCCGTGATCCGTGCCTGGGTGCAGCGGCATGGCTACCCGCCGACGGTGCGGGAGATCGGCGCGGCCGTCGGACTTGGGTCCCCCTCGTCGGTGGCGCATCACCTGAAGACCCTCGCGCACCACGGCCTGATCCGGCGGGCTCCTGGCGGGCCGCGCGCGGTCGACGCCCGCCCTCTGGTCGACGACGATGACCCGCCGGTGAAGTCAGAAGCCCAGCGCGGGGCGCTTGTGCCTCTGTTGGGAGCCATCGCCGCCGGCACGCCGATCCTTGCCGATGAGCACGTCGAGGAGATGCTTGCCCTACCCGCCGAGCTGGTCGGCCGGGGCACGCTGTTCGCGCTGCGGGTACGAGGCGATTCCATGATCGACGCGGCCATCACCGACGGCGACATCATCGTGGTCCGTCAACAGCCGGTCGCCGACAACGGCGACCTCGTCGCCGCCATGATCGACGGGGAAGCCACCGTCAAGCAATACCGAACCCGCGACGGCCGCATCGAACTCGTGCCCCGCAACCCGCGCTACCCAATACTGCCCGGCGATCACGCCACGATCATCGGCAAGGTCGTCTGCATCCTGCACCGCCCGTGA
- a CDS encoding IS3 family transposase (programmed frameshift) yields MAVAEDGVMSRKKGPRSGGPRARRSFTPGQKLELLAGYEKAVAAGDGGAFLRREGLYSSLMSEWRRARDAGLLQGKPAGQTVGRPSAEQAEIARLRRELELAQAKLARTETALTIMGKAPRALGGHLQERAGRSGRVRARQTLMDTYHQLTSAKVPTREAKRLTGIARSSADRDRRRPTPARPMRRTPANALTLAEREHVLRLVNSPEFVDAAPAQIYAALLDQGVYVGSIATMYRILREHEQVRERRRQARRPARQRPELVADAPRQVYTWDITKLAGPVKGIYYDAYVMIDVYSRYIVGVRVHARESGPLAENMMREVFDVHGVPHVVHADRGTSMTSKSVADLLEDLQVARSHSRPKTSNDNPYSEAWFKTLKYAPVFPNRFASLAHSRAFMNDFVTWYNHAHRHSGIGLHTPADVHHGRHHQVHAARLDTLAAARAAHPERFGATTRTTPKILDLPEQVWINQPQPQPQQQAA; encoded by the exons ATGGCCGTGGCCGAGGATGGGGTCATGAGTCGTAAGAAGGGACCGCGTTCGGGTGGTCCGCGTGCCCGCCGGTCGTTCACCCCGGGTCAGAAGTTGGAGCTACTGGCCGGATACGAGAAGGCCGTCGCGGCCGGTGACGGTGGGGCGTTCCTGCGGCGTGAGGGCTTGTACTCGTCGTTGATGTCGGAGTGGCGCCGGGCCCGTGACGCCGGGTTGTTGCAGGGCAAGCCGGCTGGGCAGACGGTAGGGCGGCCGTCGGCGGAGCAGGCGGAGATCGCCCGGTTGCGCCGTGAGCTGGAACTGGCGCAGGCGAAGTTGGCGCGGACGGAGACGGCGTTGACGATCATGGGAAAAGCGC CGCGAGCTCTTGGAGGACATCTCCAGGAGCGAGCCGGACGGTCCGGACGTGTTCGGGCTCGGCAGACGCTGATGGACACCTACCACCAGCTGACCAGCGCGAAGGTCCCGACGCGGGAGGCGAAGCGGCTGACCGGGATCGCTCGGTCCAGCGCGGATCGGGACCGGCGGCGTCCGACACCGGCCCGGCCGATGCGACGCACGCCAGCGAACGCGCTCACCCTGGCCGAGCGGGAGCATGTGCTGCGGCTGGTGAACAGCCCGGAGTTCGTCGACGCGGCCCCGGCGCAGATCTACGCGGCGCTGCTGGATCAGGGTGTGTACGTCGGCTCGATCGCCACCATGTACCGGATCTTGCGCGAACACGAGCAGGTCCGCGAGCGTCGCCGGCAGGCCCGGCGCCCGGCCCGGCAGCGCCCGGAGCTGGTCGCCGACGCGCCGCGGCAGGTCTACACGTGGGACATCACGAAACTCGCTGGCCCCGTGAAAGGGATCTACTACGACGCGTACGTGATGATCGACGTCTACTCCCGGTACATCGTCGGCGTCCGCGTGCACGCCCGCGAGTCCGGCCCGCTTGCCGAGAACATGATGCGCGAGGTGTTCGACGTCCACGGCGTCCCCCACGTGGTCCACGCCGACCGGGGCACGTCTATGACCTCGAAATCGGTCGCTGACCTGCTCGAAGACCTTCAGGTAGCCCGCTCGCACTCGCGGCCCAAGACGTCCAACGACAACCCGTACAGCGAAGCATGGTTCAAGACGTTGAAGTACGCGCCGGTCTTCCCCAACCGGTTCGCGTCGCTCGCCCACTCCCGAGCGTTCATGAACGACTTCGTCACCTGGTACAACCACGCCCACCGGCACTCCGGAATCGGCCTGCACACCCCCGCCGACGTCCACCACGGCCGCCACCACCAAGTCCACGCCGCACGCCTCGACACTCTCGCCGCAGCCCGCGCCGCGCATCCGGAACGGTTCGGCGCCACCACCCGGACCACACCAAAGATCCTCGACCTGCCCGAACAGGTCTGGATCAACCAACCCCAGCCCCAGCCGCAACAACAAGCCGCTTAA
- a CDS encoding phosphotransferase, which yields MVAEPPGDQRWTRILPDAAVRGVKQQPSSQVPVCPQLNVVGRQRRTVAAGRSPMAVGAAQHRGRILLVVTDDTADALESRRGRGGDSTGLRIMTMTSTAACAVDAGVRMPIPPGVDAVPGASLASDGEDLHVWFSGVSAEGHRRLHHAVSADSGATWSPPNTVVGLEPLAGQGLSLSVLRRRDGWWMWYVIHGSRGRRVFVAGSDDGLVWQRLGVALDLGEPGSADADGVDCPAVVGTSGGSLVMAYGACSSRSVAAAVSRDGVTWRKLGPILHRRLTGPDSRCIWYPVWLPTRPDTADLLYAGQDDRGRWSILTTGRVDLAALASRPSPLPLATAVDAAITHIRSAVTADYLVEPDYHRPALVYRSPDGRVEQLRPSTSPVFAVRDGHGHPAGVVKLGRDRASAEREFSGLQTLARFYPVPAATLHYRQGRAALVMEHLDGVPLAGLAATDPDRFETVLGDIADHLATAAQNTLMPACDLDGPPDHTEETPVVLAAWAAELVARLRPWARHRITIDGDPLDATLADLFDLTHHKLRQPPLWVVHASGDLHLNNVLVARDGRRWWLIDYEYAGLHDLEYLLAKLITSCVKHTGLLTAHAATTHDHLHLTTRLAHPLARRVLSMAWLLDRLAGFPVDRERLAAHLLPLLYFRFTPENDADPPAFGLAALVLSADAILHRS from the coding sequence ATGGTGGCCGAACCGCCCGGCGATCAACGGTGGACGCGGATACTGCCGGACGCGGCAGTCCGAGGAGTTAAGCAGCAGCCGTCGAGCCAAGTACCTGTCTGCCCTCAACTGAACGTCGTAGGCCGCCAGCGGCGAACAGTTGCCGCTGGCCGAAGCCCGATGGCGGTGGGCGCGGCTCAGCATCGCGGTCGCATCCTGCTGGTGGTCACCGATGACACCGCCGACGCGCTGGAGAGTCGTAGAGGTCGTGGTGGCGACTCAACCGGGTTACGAATCATGACTATGACGAGCACCGCGGCATGCGCCGTCGACGCCGGCGTGCGGATGCCGATTCCGCCTGGCGTGGATGCGGTGCCCGGCGCGAGCCTGGCCAGCGACGGCGAGGACTTGCATGTCTGGTTCAGCGGCGTCAGCGCCGAGGGGCATCGGCGACTTCATCACGCGGTCAGCGCCGACAGCGGCGCCACGTGGTCCCCGCCCAACACCGTCGTCGGTCTGGAGCCTCTAGCTGGTCAAGGGCTCTCGCTTTCGGTGCTGCGACGGCGGGACGGCTGGTGGATGTGGTACGTCATCCACGGCAGTCGAGGGCGACGTGTGTTCGTAGCCGGCTCCGACGACGGGCTGGTGTGGCAGCGTCTTGGGGTGGCCCTCGACCTTGGCGAACCTGGCAGCGCTGACGCCGACGGAGTCGACTGCCCAGCGGTTGTCGGCACCAGTGGCGGCAGCTTGGTCATGGCCTACGGTGCATGCAGCTCGCGCAGCGTCGCGGCGGCGGTCTCTCGTGACGGTGTCACCTGGCGCAAGCTCGGTCCGATTCTGCACCGCCGGCTCACCGGTCCGGACTCCCGCTGTATCTGGTACCCGGTGTGGCTGCCCACCAGGCCGGACACGGCTGACTTGCTCTACGCAGGGCAGGACGATCGTGGCCGCTGGAGTATTCTCACCACCGGCCGGGTCGACCTCGCGGCGCTGGCCTCCCGGCCCAGCCCTCTCCCCCTGGCCACAGCGGTCGATGCCGCGATCACCCACATCCGCTCTGCTGTCACCGCCGATTACCTGGTCGAGCCCGACTATCACCGGCCCGCTCTGGTCTACAGGTCGCCGGACGGCCGGGTCGAGCAGCTGCGACCCAGCACCAGCCCGGTGTTCGCCGTTCGAGACGGGCACGGGCACCCCGCAGGTGTGGTGAAACTCGGCCGGGACCGGGCGAGCGCCGAGCGGGAGTTCTCCGGCCTGCAGACCCTTGCCCGCTTCTACCCGGTCCCTGCGGCGACACTGCACTATCGGCAGGGCCGGGCCGCACTGGTCATGGAGCACCTCGACGGGGTACCCCTTGCCGGGCTGGCCGCCACCGATCCCGACCGGTTCGAGACCGTACTGGGCGACATTGCCGACCACCTGGCCACCGCCGCGCAGAACACCCTCATGCCGGCCTGTGACCTCGACGGGCCGCCGGATCACACCGAGGAGACCCCGGTCGTCCTCGCGGCCTGGGCGGCCGAGCTCGTCGCCCGACTCCGTCCGTGGGCCCGGCACCGGATCACTATCGACGGTGACCCGCTCGACGCTACCCTCGCCGATCTCTTCGACCTCACCCACCACAAGCTCAGGCAGCCGCCGCTGTGGGTCGTCCACGCCAGCGGCGACCTGCATCTCAACAACGTGCTCGTCGCTCGCGACGGGCGCCGATGGTGGCTGATCGATTACGAGTACGCCGGGCTGCACGATCTCGAATACCTCCTGGCGAAACTAATCACCTCGTGTGTCAAGCACACGGGGCTGCTCACCGCCCACGCCGCGACCACTCACGATCATCTGCATCTCACCACCCGCCTCGCGCATCCGCTCGCCCGCCGGGTGCTGAGCATGGCGTGGCTGCTGGACCGGCTCGCCGGGTTTCCGGTGGATCGGGAGCGCCTGGCCGCCCATCTGCTGCCGCTGCTGTATTTCCGGTTCACCCCCGAGAACGACGCAGACCCGCCCGCGTTCGGTTTGGCCGCCCTTGTCCTGTCCGCCGACGCGATCCTCCACCGGAGTTGA
- a CDS encoding HAD family hydrolase has product MLFPPAALLLDFGGVLVESPRHQRTLPPDLVQRLHTLTGHAVPVDTIVRDITDGARRYSRWRDDTSRERGPREASHDQVWDEFITVGWPEAARAAVRAEAVPLSYAWAWGDNWTVRDGITEALQAAEAGGIPMVVVSNAISGAAHRDFLASAGLGALLAAELYSDEVGVRKPNPELAWRAADTIGVPIGKCWFVGDMIDRDIACARHAGAGAAILMRSSRTARTVPTSGFEPDVVVDDGYGLRDLLRQAGLH; this is encoded by the coding sequence ATGCTGTTTCCGCCTGCGGCACTGCTGCTGGACTTCGGTGGCGTTCTCGTCGAGTCGCCCCGCCACCAGCGGACCCTTCCACCCGACCTGGTTCAGCGGCTGCACACCCTCACGGGACACGCCGTCCCGGTCGACACGATTGTCCGGGACATCACCGACGGAGCCCGTCGGTATTCGCGATGGCGCGATGACACCAGCCGCGAACGGGGTCCCCGAGAGGCGAGCCACGACCAGGTCTGGGACGAGTTCATCACCGTGGGCTGGCCGGAGGCGGCGCGGGCTGCCGTGCGGGCGGAGGCGGTGCCGTTGAGCTACGCGTGGGCGTGGGGCGACAACTGGACCGTACGCGACGGCATCACCGAAGCACTACAGGCAGCGGAGGCCGGTGGGATTCCGATGGTCGTGGTGAGCAACGCGATCAGCGGCGCCGCGCACCGGGACTTCCTCGCCTCCGCCGGACTCGGTGCGCTGTTGGCGGCCGAGCTGTACAGCGATGAGGTCGGGGTACGCAAGCCGAACCCCGAGTTGGCCTGGCGCGCGGCGGACACGATCGGCGTACCGATCGGGAAGTGCTGGTTCGTCGGCGACATGATCGACCGCGACATCGCCTGCGCCCGCCACGCCGGAGCCGGGGCAGCGATCCTCATGCGCTCGTCGCGCACCGCACGGACGGTGCCCACGTCGGGGTTCGAGCCGGATGTCGTCGTTGACGACGGGTACGGACTGCGGGACCTGCTACGCCAAGCTGGGCTGCACTGA
- a CDS encoding phosphotransferase, with amino-acid sequence MSSPRPLKRDQHPSWGDLVSRAERASVKVSEIVHDTDKALVAIGTRCGHRVVVKLLTSRDPYWISRRDHELDMYSRFEVDPPGVDVPRLLWADQQLTVLTALPGQRLYHERHLTHDIPPAQAELVADTVQQVTRWAPRHPLPEPVDYHQRIDDEHAAQLLDDRDQATLHTLVDRAGPARTSQHGDPLPANLLIHDRGCGLIDWEHAGAYLPGYDLALLRVIATVASPTLTRVIARRVAAADITVPHTVNYLLLVCREIRIHLSLPPGAVIAARLPLLRTLHVQAHRELHALTS; translated from the coding sequence ATGTCGTCCCCGCGTCCGTTGAAGCGCGACCAGCATCCGTCATGGGGTGACCTGGTCAGCCGGGCCGAGCGAGCGAGTGTGAAGGTAAGCGAGATCGTTCACGACACCGACAAGGCACTCGTCGCCATCGGGACCCGCTGCGGGCACCGGGTGGTCGTGAAACTGCTGACCAGCCGCGACCCGTACTGGATCAGCCGGCGCGACCACGAACTCGATATGTACTCCCGGTTCGAGGTTGATCCTCCCGGCGTCGACGTGCCCAGGCTGCTGTGGGCCGACCAGCAGCTCACCGTCTTGACCGCGCTACCCGGACAGCGGCTTTACCACGAGCGGCACCTCACCCACGACATCCCGCCAGCACAGGCCGAACTGGTCGCAGACACTGTCCAGCAGGTCACGCGGTGGGCACCACGGCACCCGCTGCCCGAACCCGTCGACTACCACCAGCGCATCGACGACGAGCACGCGGCGCAGCTTCTCGACGACCGCGACCAGGCAACCCTGCATACCCTTGTCGATCGCGCCGGACCTGCCCGTACATCCCAACACGGAGATCCCCTTCCCGCCAACCTCCTCATTCACGACCGCGGCTGCGGACTGATCGACTGGGAACACGCCGGTGCCTACCTGCCCGGATACGATCTTGCGCTTCTACGCGTCATCGCCACGGTCGCCAGCCCGACCCTCACTCGTGTGATCGCCCGCCGGGTCGCCGCCGCCGACATCACCGTCCCTCACACGGTGAACTACCTGCTACTGGTCTGCCGCGAGATCCGCATCCACCTGTCCCTGCCGCCCGGCGCGGTGATCGCCGCCCGGCTGCCCTTGCTGCGGACCCTGCACGTTCAGGCCCACCGCGAGCTGCACGCCCTCACGTCGTAG
- a CDS encoding HAD family hydrolase — MLADYLRTRLGSSPLRPPVAVSFDVDDTLVDTSTSLAHGVRAGSQLAAQLSSQVDPDELTAAYYQAFGTFWTHPADTGTHSLHDLRRRFWGTALRSIGVTLDSTDLDRLAHTCAATQLAKIEPDPELHRLIRTLADRVPLAVCSNGPRASIRQKLSRAGLTQFVTAVICAPDSGIAKPHAAPFHACSRALNVDPTRCLHIGDNWRTDIQGAQTAGLIPIWISHQPTDIPPHPSTVPRYPTVTHAIGDLLHLLPPTPLERRGRLTTPATTAASHHSHKHDREQR; from the coding sequence GTGCTGGCCGACTACCTTCGCACGCGACTCGGTTCGTCGCCGCTGCGCCCGCCCGTGGCCGTCAGCTTCGATGTCGACGACACCCTCGTCGACACCAGCACGAGCCTCGCCCACGGTGTCAGAGCAGGCAGCCAACTCGCAGCTCAATTGTCCTCGCAGGTCGATCCGGACGAGCTGACCGCTGCCTACTACCAGGCGTTCGGAACCTTCTGGACGCATCCCGCCGACACCGGCACCCACAGCCTGCACGACCTGCGTCGACGGTTCTGGGGCACAGCGCTGCGGAGCATCGGCGTCACGCTCGACAGCACCGACCTCGACCGGCTGGCGCACACGTGCGCCGCCACCCAGCTCGCCAAAATTGAGCCGGACCCGGAACTCCACCGCCTTATACGGACGTTGGCAGACCGCGTACCGCTCGCGGTCTGCAGCAACGGGCCGCGCGCTTCGATCCGGCAGAAGCTGAGCAGGGCCGGCCTCACCCAATTCGTCACCGCCGTCATCTGCGCTCCGGACAGCGGGATTGCGAAACCCCACGCCGCTCCCTTCCACGCCTGCAGCCGGGCACTGAACGTCGACCCCACACGATGCCTGCACATCGGCGACAACTGGCGGACCGACATCCAAGGCGCTCAAACAGCCGGCCTGATTCCGATCTGGATCTCCCACCAGCCGACGGACATCCCACCGCACCCGTCGACCGTGCCCCGGTACCCCACCGTCACCCACGCCATCGGCGACCTACTTCACCTCCTACCGCCCACCCCTCTCGAACGACGCGGCCGACTGACAACGCCTGCCACAACAGCAGCGAGCCACCACTCCCATAAGCACGACCGAGAACAACGATGA